From Qipengyuania psychrotolerans:
TTCATGGACGCCTGCCGCAAGGTTTCGGCAACTTATTTGCCAGGAGCACTGGCGCAGATCTGGGCGGACACCCGGAATGCAAGACTGGTCCGCGAGCACGATGAGTTCCCCCAGTTCGCAAGCGAAATCGGCCTCGTCGAAGTCTGGAAAAGACGCGGCTGGCCCGATGGCATCGATCCTGCGAATTTCGTCATTTAAGGCAGATCGATAGACAGGGCCGCTTCACGCGCGTTGTTCTTTTGTATCAACTGCTTGCAGGTGCGCGCGATCTTGGCGGATATTTCCTAGACGCAGCCCGTGCTTGGTTAGCAATTGGTAACTTGTTGAGGCCAAGGATCGCATCTGTTCGCCGTCTCCCGACGAGATGTCTCTTGCCCCTTGGAGCGGCAGCGACGGCGCTGCTTCGCCGGTTTAACCAGAAAGGCGATTGATTGCCCGTAATCGATTGCCCGTAGATAGAAAGTGCCCGCAATGCATATCAGACTGATAATCGCAGCCTTTGTCGGACTTTCATCGCCTGCTGCAGCGCAGCTCTACTTCGGCCAGGCGACAGCGCTCGACGGCGATTCCCTGCAAATGACGGGGGCCACCTTTGCGCTGGCGGGCATCGATGCACTGGAGGCGCGCCAGACCTGCCTGCGCGGCGACAAGGTGTGGAACTGCGGTGAATATGCGAGCGCTGCGCTTAAGGCGCTTGTTGACGGAAAGCGGGTCAAATGCACCCAGCGCGGAACCGATGCGCTTGGGCAGGTCATTGCGACCTGCACGGTGGACGGCCGCGATCTGGGCCAGGAGATGGTCCGTATGGGCCTTGCCGTGGCGCTCGAGGGCACCGACCCCGATTATGGCGAGTGGGAGGATCTCGCGCGCCTGAACTCAGCAGGCATCTGGTCCACCGAGTTTCAGGCCCCGGCTGAATTCAGGGAGAGCGACCCTTTGGCCGCCCAGGAAATGCGGGCCATGCTGGCAGAGCGTGAACGCCAGCTCAAAGCGATGGAGGCGGTGCGCAATGCTCCACGTACAGTCTACTATTCTGGCTGCCGCCAAGCTCAGGCTGCGGGCGCGACACCGCTTCACCGAGGCGAGCCAGGCTATCGGATCGAAATGGACGGCGACGGTGACGGCGTCGCCTGTGAGCGTTACCCCAGCCGGCGCTAATCTTGCGGCCGCGATTGCCGATGACGGCGCTGGATTCCTGCCGCTGCCTCGGCTAGACCGCCTGCATCCCCGGGGAGCGCGCTTGCGCTGAGAGGGGCGGGGTAAGCGCCGCCCGACCCGTCGAACCTGAACCGATTAGCATCGGCGGAGGGAGTGGGCGGCACGTGATTCCGGCCCGCTCTCCATTCGCCAACTGGAGACATTTCGCATGGCCGACATCAACAGCAAATTCGACATTGGCGTCACCACCGGCCCGATCCGCGGCAGCCGCAAGGTCCACATCGGCGCGAAAAGCGGCTCCGGTATCCAGGTTGCCATGCGCGAAATCGACCTTGAAGGCGGCGAACCCAGCGTGCGCGTCTACGATACCTCCGGTCCCTATACCGATGCCAACGCCACGATCGACATCCGTGCAGGCCTGGAACAGAAGCGCCGCGAGTGGATCCTGGCCCGCGGCGATGTCGAGGAATATGACGCCCGCGAAGTAAAGCCGGAAGACAATGGCCAGCTCGGCCCCGATCGTTCGGGCGGTGTCCCTGCATTTCCCAACGTCCACAAACGCGTACTGCGCGCCAAGCCCGGTGCCAATGTCAGCCAGATGCATTACGCGCGCCAGGGCATCATCACGCCCGAGATGGAATATGTCGCCGAGCGCGAAAATCTCGGCCGCGAATACATTCGCCGCGAGATCGAAGGAAACAGCTGGGGCGCGGAAATCCCGGAATATGTCACGCCGGAATTCGTCCGTGACGAACTGGCGCGCGGCCGTGCGATCATTCCCAACAATATCAACCACCCCGAAAGCGAACCGATGGCGATCGGGCGCAACTTCCTCGTCAAGATCAACGCCAATATCGGCAACTCCGCCGTCGCATCGGATGTGGCGGCTGAGGTCGACAAGATGGTCTGGTCGATCCGCTGGGGCGCCGACACCGTCATGGACCTGTCGACGGGCCGCAACATCCACGACACCCGCGAATGGATCATCCGCAACAGCCCCGTCCCCATCGGCACCGTGCCGATTTACCAGGCGCTGGAGAAGGTCGGCGGCGTGGCCGAAGACCTGACGTGGGAAATCTTCCGCGACACGCTGATCGAACAGGCCGAACAGGGCGTCGACTATTTCACCATCCATGCCGGCGTGCGCCTGCCCTATGTCCCGATGGCGGCCAAGCGCGTTACCGGCATCGTCAGCCGCGGCGGTTCGATCATGGCGAAATGGTGCCTCGCGCACCACAAGGAGAGCTTCCTCTACGAGCACTTCGACGACATCACCGAGATCATGAAAGCCTATGACATCGCCTATTCGCTGGGCGACGGTCTGCGCCCCGGCAGCATCGCCGACGCCAATGACGAAGCGCAGTTCGCGGAACTCTACACGCTGGGCGAGCTGACCCACCGAGCGTGGAAATCCGATGTGCAGGTGATGATCGAAGGCCCGGGCCACGTGCCCATGCACAAGATCAAGGAGAACATGACCAAGCAGCTGGAAGTGTGCGGCGAAGCGCCGTTCTACACGCTTGGGCCCCTCGTCACCGATATCGCGCCAGGATACGACCACATCACCAGCGGCATCGGCGCC
This genomic window contains:
- a CDS encoding thermonuclease family protein, whose protein sequence is MHIRLIIAAFVGLSSPAAAQLYFGQATALDGDSLQMTGATFALAGIDALEARQTCLRGDKVWNCGEYASAALKALVDGKRVKCTQRGTDALGQVIATCTVDGRDLGQEMVRMGLAVALEGTDPDYGEWEDLARLNSAGIWSTEFQAPAEFRESDPLAAQEMRAMLAERERQLKAMEAVRNAPRTVYYSGCRQAQAAGATPLHRGEPGYRIEMDGDGDGVACERYPSRR
- the thiC gene encoding phosphomethylpyrimidine synthase ThiC translates to MADINSKFDIGVTTGPIRGSRKVHIGAKSGSGIQVAMREIDLEGGEPSVRVYDTSGPYTDANATIDIRAGLEQKRREWILARGDVEEYDAREVKPEDNGQLGPDRSGGVPAFPNVHKRVLRAKPGANVSQMHYARQGIITPEMEYVAERENLGREYIRREIEGNSWGAEIPEYVTPEFVRDELARGRAIIPNNINHPESEPMAIGRNFLVKINANIGNSAVASDVAAEVDKMVWSIRWGADTVMDLSTGRNIHDTREWIIRNSPVPIGTVPIYQALEKVGGVAEDLTWEIFRDTLIEQAEQGVDYFTIHAGVRLPYVPMAAKRVTGIVSRGGSIMAKWCLAHHKESFLYEHFDDITEIMKAYDIAYSLGDGLRPGSIADANDEAQFAELYTLGELTHRAWKSDVQVMIEGPGHVPMHKIKENMTKQLEVCGEAPFYTLGPLVTDIAPGYDHITSGIGAAQIGWYGTAMLCYVTPKEHLGLPDRDDVKVGVVTYKLAAHAADLAKGHPAAQVRDDALSKARFEFRWRDQFNLSLDPDTAEEFHDQTLPAEGAKTAHFCSMCGPKFCSMKISQEVRDFASKQNQSADGFLESEKWGADTAEASRKAAEQGMREMSELYKAKGDKLYLPEEETE